The Halostagnicola larsenii XH-48 region TCTCGCTTGCCGCCGGGGAGTCGAAAACGGTCGAAACTGCGATCGAGCCGCCGGCGGAAAACGGCGAGTACGAGTACGGCATGACGGCCAACAACGAGAGCGCAGGCGCAGCCGAATCAGCCGAGGGAAGCGCACAGATCGACGTCTCCGGCCAGTCGATTCTCGATCGGGTCTCCTCGTTCGCCCTGCCGCTGGCGCTGCTGGCACTGCTCGCGCTCCTCGCGATCGGTGTCGTCGCACTCAAGTACCGTGACGATCCCGAAGCGCTCCAGGCGCAGGTGCTCGCGGCGAAATCGCGCGTGCAAAACGCCGTGCAGGGGGTCGTTGGAGGGGGCGGAAGCGTCATCGTCGAGAACGGCCTGCCGAGGGATTCGACGGTCCGGTTGCAGGTCAAAGACGAGAACGGGGTCGTGTTCCAGGAGGACCTCCAGCTCGCGGACGGAGAACAACGAAAGTTCCCGTCGCTTCCGGGCGACGGCCAGTTCGAAGTCGGCGTCGGCGTCGACGACGTCGCCTCACACTCGGAGGTGTTCCAGGCCAACGCCACCGACGTGGGGGTCGTCCTCCAGCCCAACGGGATTACGATCGCCGAACTGTGAGCGGGCTGGGCCACGACGGACGAATTTTTGCCGTTACTCGAGACGGACCCGTTCGGGCTCGAAATACCCGTCTCCATCGCCACGCTGACGATCCGTCTCGGGCGCTGCGCGTTCGACGCCGACTCCATCGCGCCAACGCCAGGAACCGGTTTGCGCTGTCCGCTCGCTCCCGGCCGATGCGCCGTCAGTACTCGACGAACCGGAACCGTCTCCATCCGACGAACGACCCCCGATAGCTCCGGACACGTCCTCGAGCGAGACGATGACGTACGACCGATCGGGCCAGGTCGCCAACGCCGCGTCCGTGTCACTCGGCTCGGACGGCCCTCGAGGATGAGAGTGAACGAAGCCGACGATGTCGTCGCCTCGCTCGTCGAGTCGATCGAAAACCTCGAGTTGCGCCTCCGGATCGATCCGGTATCGCGTCCGCGGCCGCTCGGCGACGTTTTCGGCTGGGTAGTACGAGCGAACACGGCTGTGGTCGACGCCGAACGAACCGCCCAGAACGCCGCAGATTTCCGCCGGCGCGCCGGCTCGAGCGGCCGCTTCGATCTCGTCTCGGACGGCGGTCGGAAGTTCGATCACGGTTCGATCACGTCTCGAACGCGTCGACGCGGTCGTTCGGCAGCAGGCTCACGCTCGCGCACCTCCAAGGCGCTCGAGCGGGAGCGCAACCGACTCATCGGGTGCGCGCTCGAACCGATCCGGCGAAACGATCGGCGCGAGCGCCTCGAGCGTGTCGACCAGCCGCGGGCCGGGTCGGTTGAGGTAGTGGTTGCCGTCCATCGCCCAGACGCGGTCGTTCCGAACGGCCGAAAGCTCCGCCCACCCCTCGAGCGCCGTCAGATCCTCGAGGTTCGCGGCCGTCTGCGCGAGGTCGAATCCACACGGGGCGACAACGAGGACTTCGGGATCGTACGCGCGGATTTCGCTCCACTCGCGGGGTCTCGAACGCTCGCCGGGGGCGGCCAGTCCGTAGTCGCCGCCGGCCCACTCGAGGAGTTCCGCCGTCCAGTGGCCCGCAACCATAACGGGATCGGTCCAGTCGAACACGGCGACGCGGGGCCGATCGCTCGAGTCAACCGCGTCGTCTCGGTGCCGCCTCGAATCGTGGCGTTCGTCGCTCGTTCGGGATCGAACCGCGTCGATTCGGTTCTCGAGGTCGTCGATCACTTCGCGGGCTCGTTCGGCCTGCCCAGTCACCTCGCCGATGCGCTCGATGTCGCCCAACACGTCGCCGACGGTGTGGGGGTCGGTCGTCAGAATTTCCGGCTCGGCATCGATGCGTTCGACCGCGTTCTCGATAACGACCTCGTCGACCGCACAGACGTCGCAGATCCCCTGCGTGACGATCAGATCGGGATCGAGCGCCCCGAGCGTCTCGAGGTCGACGTCGTAGACGCCGTCGCCCTCGGCGACCGACTCGAGGACCTGCCGGTCGATCTCGGAACTCGCGGCGGTGGCGTCGACGCTCGAGGCCGTCACCGCCGGCAGCGATCGAACCAACGGCGGATAATCGCATTCGTGGGAGACCCCCACCGGCTCGAGACCGAGCGCGGTCACGATCTCGGTCGCTGACGGCAGGGTCGTGACGATTCGCATAGCTGGCTAGTCGGACTGCAGGCCTAAAAACGAGATCACTCGAGGCTGGCTCGGGGGTTCGAGTCGGCGAGCTCCTGCCCGCTCGCTTACCGCTCGGGAGAGTCCTCTTCGATGTCGAACTCGTCGGTCTCGAGTTCGTCGCCGTCGACGTCGACGGTTCCGTCCTCGATTTCGATGACGACCCCCTCATCCGACGGCTCGCCGCGGCCGAGGACGCTCTTGGCGGCCGATTCGGTTTGCTCGTTGATCGCCCACGCAAAGCGCAGGACCGTCTCGAAGTCGGTGCCGGCGGCGCGACCGACGCCGTCGTTCGCGAGTTCGCCGAGACTCTGTGCGCCCTCCGGATGGAGGTACTGGATCGGGTGATCGTTCGGAACCTCCTGGAGGTCGACATCGAACGACCACAGGTACGGCAGCAACTGGACGGCGTACCCGTGCGGTTTCGGCGCTCGCCGCCCGGCGGCGGTTAGCGCGACTGTCGCGGCCGTACTTTCAGCGCTCGTATCGTAGTAGACCCCCTTGAGGCCCGGAATTGAAACTTTCACGAGCGGATCCTAGGGGCACCTACTCGAGAGTCTATACCCGGCACTGCCAACCCCGTTTTATCGGGGTGGGTACGCCCGGCGATTGCTCGACGGCGACGACTCCGCGGGCGGTCTACTCGAGGTCGTACAGGTCGCCGTACTTCGAGTCGACGTACTCGAGGAAGTACTCGGCCGTGAACGGTTCGCCGGTCGCCGA contains the following coding sequences:
- a CDS encoding desampylase yields the protein MIELPTAVRDEIEAAARAGAPAEICGVLGGSFGVDHSRVRSYYPAENVAERPRTRYRIDPEAQLEVFDRLDERGDDIVGFVHSHPRGPSEPSDTDAALATWPDRSYVIVSLEDVSGAIGGRSSDGDGSGSSSTDGASAGSERTAQTGSWRWRDGVGVERAAPETDRQRGDGDGYFEPERVRLE
- a CDS encoding cobalamin-binding protein, which codes for MRIVTTLPSATEIVTALGLEPVGVSHECDYPPLVRSLPAVTASSVDATAASSEIDRQVLESVAEGDGVYDVDLETLGALDPDLIVTQGICDVCAVDEVVIENAVERIDAEPEILTTDPHTVGDVLGDIERIGEVTGQAERAREVIDDLENRIDAVRSRTSDERHDSRRHRDDAVDSSDRPRVAVFDWTDPVMVAGHWTAELLEWAGGDYGLAAPGERSRPREWSEIRAYDPEVLVVAPCGFDLAQTAANLEDLTALEGWAELSAVRNDRVWAMDGNHYLNRPGPRLVDTLEALAPIVSPDRFERAPDESVALPLERLGGARA